atggacatgaacTGGAGAGATCGGTTCTAATCTAGACATGGTCTAGAAAGATCGGTTATGagttggacatgatctggacatgtcGAATCTGATCTAGACAAGATttagacatgatctggacatatcggttTTGATTTCGACATGATTGGGACATAATTTGCACAACTTGGTTATACAGATAATAATAACGATTTTTTCGCCAAATACCCTTGAGGTTTTGTAaatattcaccaaatacccttaatgACCATTTTTTCGTCAATTCTGTTAACTTTTCCGTTAACATTAACTCCGaaatccccccccccctctcccGTTTTTTTCGTTATTCTTTTCTTCTATCTCTTCCTCCTTCACGTAAGTGTTTCACCTTCCTCATCATTACCATTATCACATCACAATTGAAATCCCAACACCATCGCAAGTTCGCAACCACCATCCTGCTTATATATATATGAGTTACTACgtatattttaacttaacaatttaaagGAATTCGTGCGTCGCACGGGTTAAAATCTAGTCTTATAATAAAATAAGGGTAAAGAATAATTTTACCTTGTATTAGTTGGATTCTTTAAAATGCACTAtgtcattaaaaaaaaaggaaaatttactttaaataatctaaccttttgacgatttccaTTAATAATTCAACCTTTGGATTATTATCGAATAATTCAACATTTGCACCCCATTAATTTTTATTGCACCTAACAGGTCACCAACCCAATACATCAGGTAACTTATACACGTATCATGCAACTATTTGTcataatttgttttattttttaaaatctataatttctttttattttattttattttacttcttttttctttttcttttttccttcccTCCTTCCTCCTCTTTGTCCTTAATTACTCTAATCCCACTACTATTCCACCACCATTGTCATCTTTTCTCATCCTTCCTCCACCCTCCACCCTCCACCGTCCACCGTCCACATCCCCTCTCTCCTCCATCCTCCATCACCAGCCTTACTCACTCCCACCACCATTTTTGTCATCATCTGATCATCAAAATAAACCATACcaaatttaattttttgcactattcagtgacttacattttctctctcttcctttctcACCGACATCTACTTAAGAAAATATTGTTGACAACAGAAACCCAGAAAAAAGCAAACTACAAAAGCGGCAACAACAACTATTAACCACTTTCGTCATTGCCGCAACAACCACCAACAAAGATGACCTTCAAGAACCACTGCCGCTGCCGACCAACCCCTTCAACCCACCCAAAATTAATTTGATTCAATACCAATGTAACACCCCCAATTTACTaactataaataaataagaatataaaagactttataataaatttgcggaagcttacacctaaatcggaggcatcaccgccacacttgaccacattgtcaagtgctaaggcttacaaaacttaaactattacaacttgATTACTAGGTGGTCTATTTACAACTGAAAAGTATTAAACTGTCATAAAAGACTATACGATAACATTTGAGCTCCTTCATCTTGAATTGCGATCTTTCACGATCAATCTGCTCCAGTTAAtattgactgctcaccatagaggacaaattccaaaagggtcgtcgcagggccaccataagaaaaagacatggccgcaaacacacataacaaataaacacacacgtcagcaaaaagctgagtaatcacctgtAATATACAAAAACATACTAATGTAGAACATATAATAAACTGTAATATACAAAAACATACTAATGTAGAACATATAATAAAGGCTCATGTAAACAATGTAGTATGAAACTACACTTCAAGTATGATCCCAAAGATAAAACTAACTCCATACTCTATGGAAATTATAATTATTCTCTTCCTATGAACCTCAAACATATTAATATGATCTTTTCCTCTACTAAACGTACTCAAACCAATAGGTGCCATATTTGCTCTTTGTTAtatacctagccttggacatgggtaattcgaATGCATAAACCAataagtataaaaacttgaaactctcaatagctgctaagaaagactctctgagtcaaggccacttttggaccaaatcccactttggagatataaagaaaataataaagatcgtatcttgctcctctactaatggttatTATCTCCTTACCAACATGCCAAGGACCAAGGTCTATAACGTCGAGCCTCGAACCAAGAATATATAATTCTCCTCAACCTGCTTCTCATAATATGATCAATATGATTGATTCCCATTCCAGGTAAAAAAAATCTATACTTTTAAATATTGGCACAAGATCCTCAGAGTAACAATTTACAACCAACCTGGTTACGTACTATACCTACAACTTATACTAGCACTATGCAATGCATCATTATAAATAAATCTCATTAATCTGATCTGAGACATAATAGTATCCGCTCCCAACATAATTTGAAGGTAATAACTATACGCTACAGGAACTTAACGTTATGCATATTCTAAACAACTACCATAACTTGATAATCATAAATGAGCAAAAACACCGAAtgaaaataagaaattaaactacattAAACTACTTTATCTCTACTACCTATACAAAAAGTAATTAATCATGTATAAAATCATATAGGAGGAATAAGAATCCAGATCATACACCAAGACCGTACTATGACGCCGGCCAAAGAACTCCAAAATCACAATAATACACAATTTATTATAATCAAACAACTCCAAAAGATTAGTGTGTGCgtgattacaactaataatataCACAAACAATTAGAAGGGACTAAGCGTGATTACCTTCTCGGAaaacaaaagtaaaaataataatgatagcAGCCAAGGAACGAATGGATCGACATCATTCTTCGTCTCAAAAACCCATACGGTTGCTGCTATATAATTTGGTTGGGTGATAATGATTATCAAGCATATATATGAAGATCATGGGGTATATATCCATGGTTTACGCAAATGGAGAAATAGGTGATGATGATAATTTGCATAACCAAGTAAACATTTTGTATATGAGCAGCGCAAGAGAGTATAAAGAAAAACAACGGCAAAGCTTTCAAAAATAATTAGGGTTAACGGGTTATATATAGGTGCTCGTAATAAGAGTCctactaattttaaaatagcGTTtttaaactttccaaaaatattaaaagagactaaataaaatggaaaatgatttaATAATACTTATAACTTCTTTTTGTTcccataaaatatattttacgaaatcataaaatattgggTATTACAACCaaattgtaaaaaaatattaatttgatcgaaattaaacaaaaaatactCAAATTCATAGCCAATGAGAACATAATTGTTCAAAATTTGCCCCAAATCATTTGAACAGGaacctttatttatttattttccccaATTTGATTTTCTCGCTGCTTATGTGAATCTGTACATCGGATATTTGTGGCTTATGCGAATCTGGACTTCGAGAATTTGAAGCGACGACAACACTACGCAAGCCGCAAGTGGTGGCTGGAATGGATTGACGAAGGTGGTGAAAATTCATGTGGGGAAGACAAATGAAATAAACCCAGACAAGAGAGGGGaggagtttaatttaatttttaaaataaaaaactattTTATTGTATATGTAAaaactttttagttttttttaaaaaataagaatAGGAGGGCGACCTTGTTAACAGATAAACGATAATTTGGGTTCAATAAAAAACTATTTTAttgtatatgtaaaagttaggGAGTGCAAACGtaagattattagataataatcaaaAGATTGAACTATTAATTGAAAAATTGTCGAAATGATgaattatttaaaggaattttcttaaaaaaatataattttgacGTGATAATTTTGAATGTTTATGTTAGGAAAACATTTGTGCGTAAGCTCTAAATTTTATGAATTAATGATTgggattgaaaattttgtgcGGACCCCTTATAAAAAGATTATAATGTTTGTAAAGTTAAAAGTTGGCACTTCTAGAACCACAAATCTACAATGGTACAAGTAGAGCTGGACAACAAATTACCTACACAATCAATAATATCCACCACTTTGCACTAACGTACAATTTAACATCAAATCTTcaccaaaaaattattttaaaaaatagcaTCAAATTAGTCTAATTCTTAAATTAATTCTTAATGGTTTGGTTAGTCCGTTTCAGAATGCCTTTGTGCCCACACGCCTAATGGGAGATAATTGTTTGCTTGCCCATGAAGTCCTCACTTATGTTAAACGGAGGAAGAAAGGCTTGCGAAGATTTGCGGTATTGAAAATAGATATGAATAAAGCCTATGATCGTGTGAATTGGCAATTTATTGGCTGGATTCTAGATCATATGGAATTTCCTGCGGTTTGGAGACACTGGATCATGCAGTGTGTCTCAACGGTTTCATATTCAATTCTTGTCAATGGTGAGTAACAGAGGTGTTCAAGCCGAAGTGTGGGCTACGACAGGGAGACCCTTTATCTCCATACCTTTTCATTCTAGTCATGGAAGTTCTATCACGGATGATTCTACAACTTGAAGAGCAGAAGAGAGTGCAGGGCATTAGAATCACTAAACATTCTCCCTCTATTTCTCATTTATTTTTTGCTGATGATTCCTTGTTTTGTTTTCAAGCTAACACTTCAGCATGCAGGAACATTAGAAACACAATTGATTTGTTTTGCAAAGTCTCAGGAGAAGCAATTAACTTTGACAAATCCAACGTGATTTTTAGTCCGAATACGCCAAGCAATATTAAAAACGTGTTGAAGCAGATACTTGGAACTCCATGCACAGATTCACTGGGGAGATATTTAGGATGCAATATTGAGGTTGATGGAAGATCATCCCACGCTTTTGATCCCTTGGTTGAGAAGGTCCAAAAAAAGATCTCTTCCTGGAAGCACCTATCCCTCTCGCCTGCAGGTAGACTCCTGCTAATAAATGGCATTTTAGCTTCTTTGTGCTCAAATGTTCTTGCAGTATTTCTGGTCCCAAAGTTGATCTCCAAAAAAATAAACTCCCTGTTAATGTGGTACTGGTGGAGGACAAGTTCGATGCACATGGGTATTTGTTGGGTTAAACGAGCGAAATTGGAAGTGCCCAAGGGTATGGGGGGGATTGGGCTTCGTAACATTGTGATGTTTAATCAAGCCCTATTGGTGAAGCAGGCAATCCGTAATATCAAAACCCAGACTCGCTCATCGCAAAAGTCTATAGAAAGGCTTATGGTGCGTCACCATTGGAAGCTGGCTTGACAGGGAAAACTAGTGCCAAAGCTACTTGGGCTTATAAGGGTATGAGCAGATGAGTCTCTGCGACAAAGACATGGTTTAGTAAGATTATTTATAGTGGTGATACAATTATGGCGAAGGAAAGATGGCTAGCCTCAGGCATACCTCAACTGAAACAAGGCATACCGTATGACAGACTTAATACCACTTTTAACAGTCTGTTTAAACAAGGAACTAGAGGGTGGGATGCTGTAAGGATTTGGAAcacatttaaaaaagaaacggCTCATGAGATACTAAGTATCCATATCCCAAATGAAGAAAAACAAGATCAGTTTTTCTGGGTTGGAAATGGCCATGAAAAGATGTCATCAAAATCAATCTATGCATGCTTGTTGAGGGAAAATAATGAAGATCATTGTGATTATTCCAGCTCGAAATTTTATAAGTTACTGTGGCATAGTTGTCTGCTACCCAAATGGAAGATTTTTGTGTGGAAGTTGATTAACAAGGCTCTTCCATTGCGCCCTAGAATGATTAGAAGAGGCATAATGGTGGATGATAAGTGCCCTTTTTGTTGTAAAGATGTAGAAACAAAAGACCATTTGTTTCGAGATTGTGAGATAGTACAAAGAGTTTGGTGCGCCAGCAGCTTGGGAATCAAGATAAATGGAGCTGCCCATATTAGATGTGGGGATTGGGTGAAGAATTTCTTGGCATACTTGTGGAAAGGTAATAAGGATGGAAGGCATGACGACATAGAGTTTGCGGCGGTCTTATGAGCAATTTGGGTGACCCGAAATAATTTAGTCTTTAGAGGTGGTGAAGTAGACCCAACAGGTGTTATGTGGATaattgaaaaccaaaaaagtaTGGCATGGGCAGCCATAGACGGAATCAAGAAAGGCATACGCAATGGAGGAGATGTTGCGCAGGAGGGCTCCAGTTCAAAGACAGATGGTGTTTTGATTAAAGGGAGTATCAACGATTGCAACATTCATATGCAAGTGGATGGAGCATGGAAAAAGGTGCGTAGAAAATTCGACCCTGAGGCAGCTATTGGTTGGGTGATAGAACGAAATGGATCTGTTATAGCAGAAGACGCTTCCCCTATTAGATGTAATAGCGCTCTGAAGGCGGAAGCTCTTGCTTTGCTTGATGGGATTCAGCAAGCTAAAAACCGAGGGTGGTGGGATCTGCATATTATGACAGATAGTGCAATACTGGTAGCGGCCTTACGTAGTTTTCCAAACAGTCCTTTTGAGATTGCGGCTGAATGTGCTGATATTATTAGAATATCTCTAGGAATGAGAAATGTCTATATTAAGAAGTGTAGTAGGAATAGGGTTAGAAGGGCTCATTATCTTGCAACTATGGCAAGGAAAAATGGGTCTTAGGCTTCTTTTGTTTACTTAGTTTTAACTGTTTGTTTCaactgccaaaaaaaaaaaaaaaaaaattagtctaATTAGATTCCCTAACACAATAAAAGTAATGGCCCGAAATTATTTACTTTTAAAAGTTTTTGTAATGGTAATTGGTAAGTCGTGACTCGTGATTCCTAGACCAAAATAACCTTTAGCATGTACGGAGAGTCGGAGACATACCCCGCCTGCATACATTGAGTAAGCGGTTAACACCGAGTGTCTGTATATAATAAAATTGGTGCTCGGGCCCCCCCTGTGGAGCCCACTTTTCTAcataaattatcaaaataccCTTCCAGGGAAATTACTGAAAATACCCTCAAACACAAACCTCTTGATGGGCTCAGACCAGAAGTTAGGGGCCCATATCTCAGCCTCTTACAGGCCCAAGATTCCATACCCCTACACTTGcctatatttactaataatgccatcctgcattactataaatatgtctcacctaatcattactgaggtatgcaattattcccaaactgactctctcactactttctctctctacaaggactgacttgagcgtcggagagggttttctcggAAACCCCCCAGGCCAGTTTACGTTTGTCGTTTTTGTAGGACAAACCACGACCGATCGGAGGAAAGCGACAGCCTGGTTGACGAGGCTTCCCCTATTTTCATACTTAAGCATTTTCTTTGCAGAAAcagttggcgccgtctgtggggaagtcaACTACAAGCCATGGTTAACACTCGACGAAACAGGAAACAATCATCCTCTCATCGATCAGAGTCCCATCCTAACTATGTGCTGAGGCCTACTCCAGGGAACGAAGATGATCATGATGGCGACCAGGACCATGAGAACCAGCAACCCCATGTTGAAGGTCACCTGGGGAACTTGGCCACCCAAAAGGATCTTGAACATTTGGCTGCTCAGGTCAATGAGGCTATCCACAACCTCCAAGGGAGGGGAGAAGGACCTTCAAGGAAACATCCAAACCACCCTACTAGCTCAAGGGTGAGCACAGCATCTCACACCATCCACAGGACACAGCCTCGAAGTGTGATGGACAGGCTAGGAGACAGGGGTGGGGCACAGCCTCGCCCAAATCAATCAAGGGCCAGTCAAGATGCACGCCGGATAATTGAAGAGCGACGGTTGCATAGAGGAGACCTCGATGCTCGAGACCTCTTACACAAGAGGTGCCTCGAACAAGCCAGAGAAGCCATCAGGAATGATAGGGTCACCCGAGGTCTACCCCCCTCTAGTGTCAGGACTACGGTCTCTGCGCAAGATCACCCCACTCCTTCAAAGCAAGTCGAGCCAATCGAGGTCAGCTCCCGAAGGACATCTCCCAGGAGGCAATCACCTTCTCCCACAAGGAGGCGGCACTCACCCCCTAGCCGGACTAGAGGCCATTCCCCCAGGCCAAGGACCTCACTCCCTGACCAACATCCAAGGGACCATTCATCCTCTCATTGCCCTAGACCTCGTTCACCTTCGAGAATAGAGAGGAGCCCTCCGCGCCGTGAGCGAACATATTCGCCACCCCCAGAGAGCAGAGGTAGGCGTACCCCCTCAAGAGGAAGGTGGGACTCCCCCCAACCAAGAATTGATAAGCACATACCTACCTCATCATTGCAAGAAGCCATCGCCCCATTCTCCCAAGAGATAATGAACACCCCCCGCCGGGATAAAGTGAAGGTTCCTACCATTGAAACTTTCGATGGAACTACGGACCCAGAGGAGCACATGGCTGCCTACGCAACCCAAATGAGCGTTCAGACCGGGTGTGGAGCCACTTGGTGCAGATACTTCCCTACTACCTTGAAGGGTCTGGCCCTTATCTGGTTCAACAAGCACGTAGCAAAAGGAAGTATCAAGAGCTACAATGAACTTGAAAGAGTTTTCATCAGCCAATTTGCGGCGGGTCGGAGGCACCAAAAGACAAGTGTCAACTTAATGGCAGTCAGGCAAGGAGATACGGAGACCCTTCGCAATTATGTAAAGAGATTCAATGAAGAAGTCCTGAAGATACACAACCTTAAGGACGAAACCAAGTTCACAGCCCTCTTGGCAGATCTCCAACCGGATGACTTCAAGTTTTAGCTGATCAAGTCTGGGGTGTCGAGCTTCGAAGAAGCCATGGAAAAAGCCCAGAAGCACATCCAGGCCACAGATGTGTGTAAAATCAGTTGGGGAGGTGAGCGCAGTATAAGgcaaaaacaaaagccaagttGGGGAGAGGCCTCGAAATCTGAGAAAAAGAAAAGTGGCAGCCCCGATCGAACTCAACCCTCCCTCAAAAGGCCAGTGATAGC
This sequence is a window from Spinacia oleracea cultivar Varoflay chromosome 1, BTI_SOV_V1, whole genome shotgun sequence. Protein-coding genes within it:
- the LOC130465653 gene encoding uncharacterized protein; amino-acid sequence: MGDNCLLAHEVLTYVKRRKKGLRRFAVLKIDMNKAYDRVNWQFIGWILDHMEFPAVWRHWIMQCVSTVSYSILVNANTSACRNIRNTIDLFCKVSGEAINFDKSNVIFSPNTPSNIKNVLKQILGTPCTDSLGRYLGCNIEVDGRSSHAFDPLVEKVQKKISSWKHLSLSPAGRLLLINGILASLCSNVLAVFLVPKLISKKINSLLMWYWWRTSSMHMGICWVKRAKLEVPKGMGGIGLRNIVMFNQALLVKQAIRNIKTQTRSSQKSIERLMVRHHWKLA